The Variovorax sp. S12S4 genome includes the window GATCAGCGCCGAAATGGGCGAGCTCGCCAAGAAGGCGCGCGACGGCAAGCTCGGCTCGGCCGACATGCAGGGCGGCTGCTTCTCGATCAGCTCGCTCGGCGGCATCGGCGGCACGCATTTCACGCCCATCATCAACGCCCCCGAAGTGGCCATCCTCGGCCTCTCCAAGGGCCAGATGAAGCCGGTGTGGGACGGCAAGCAGTTTGTGCCGCGCCTGACGCTGCCGCTGTCGCTGTCCTACGACCACCGCGTGATCGATGGTGCCCTGGCTGCGCGCTTCAACGCCTACCTGGGCCAGGTGCTCGCGGACTATCGCCGAATCCTGCTATGACCACGGTAGTGGCCGTCCGCAAAGGCGGCCAGGTTGCGATGGTGGCGGATTCCCTGGTGACCTTCGGCGACACGCGGCTCTCGCACCGCGCCGAGGCGAACCAGAAGATCTTCACCATCGACGATGCGGCGGGGCAGAGCCTCTTTGCCGTGGCCGGGGCTGCTGCGCACTTCCTGGTGCTGCAGCATGCGCTGGCCGCGCAGCCGCGCGAGGCGCTGCTGTTCGGCAGCAAGCACGAGATCTTCCGCACCTTCACGCTGCTGCACCCGGTGCTCAAGGACTCGTTCTTCATGCAGACCAAGGAAGACGAGCACGAGCCCTACGAGTCGAGCCAGTTCACGATGCTGATGGCGAATGCCAGCGGCATCTATGGCATCTACAGCTACCGCGAGGTCTTCGAGTTCAAGCAGTTCTGGGCCATTGGCTCGGGGCGCAGCTTTGCACTTGGCGCCATGCACGCGGCCTACGACATGAAGTCGCGCACCTCGCGCGACGTGGCGGAGGCGGGAATTGCCGCCGCCTGCGAATTCGATCGCAATTCGGCCCCACCGGTCGACGTTCTCACACTCAAACTGAAAGTGTCCAAATGAGCGAACAACAAATCAAGGTGCCGGACATCGGCGACTTCGACGAAGTCGCGGTCATCGAGGTGCTGGTCAACGTCGGCGACACGGTCAAGGCCGAGCAGTCGCTGATCACGGTCGAGTCGGACAAGGCCTCGATGGAAATCCCATCGTCGGCCGCCGGCGTGGTGAAGTCGCTCGCCGTCAAGGTGGGCGACAAGGTCAAGGAAGGCTCCGTGGTGCTGACGCTGGAGGTGGACGGTGCCGCAGCGCCCGCGCCCGCAGCAGCCGCTCCTGCGCCAGCCGCCGCGGCGCCCGCTCCCAAGGCGGCTCCGGCACCCGCGCCGGCCGCAGCGCCCGCCGCTTCCACCTACGGTGGCAAGGTCGATGTCGAGTGCGACGTTGTCGTGCTCGGCGCCGGCCCTGGCGGCTATTCGGCCGCATTCCGCGCTGCCGACCTCGGCCTGAAGGTGGTGCTGATCGAGCGCTATGCCACGCTGGGCGGCGTGTGCCTGAACGTGGGCTGCATTCCGTCGAAGGCATTGCTGCATGTTGCGTCGGTCATGGACGAGGTCAAGCACTTCGCCGACCTGGGCGTGAGCTTTGCCGCGCCCACGGTCGACCGCGCCAAGCTGCTCGGCCACAAGAACAAGGTGGTGGGCAAGCTCACCGGCGGCCTCACGGCCATGGCCAAGATGCGCAAGGTGACGGTGCTGCGCGGCGTCGGCAACTTCATCGACCCCTACCACCTGGAAGTGGACGAGACGTCCGGCACCAGCTGGGACACCACCGGCAAGAAGCAGACCGTCAAGTTCCGCAACGCCATCATCGCGGCCGGTTCGCAGGCCGTGAGCCTGCCGTTCATGCCGAAGAACGACCCGCGCGTGGTCGACTCCACCGGCGCGCTCGAAATGGG containing:
- a CDS encoding MFS transporter, producing MTTVVAVRKGGQVAMVADSLVTFGDTRLSHRAEANQKIFTIDDAAGQSLFAVAGAAAHFLVLQHALAAQPREALLFGSKHEIFRTFTLLHPVLKDSFFMQTKEDEHEPYESSQFTMLMANASGIYGIYSYREVFEFKQFWAIGSGRSFALGAMHAAYDMKSRTSRDVAEAGIAAACEFDRNSAPPVDVLTLKLKVSK